From the Paraflavitalea soli genome, the window CGTTTTTACATCTGGCAGCGTTTGAGTAAAGAAGGCAGTTCCTCCTGCTTCAGGCGCGGCAGAGACCTCAATGGTAACACCTGCTGTAGGCAGGCTGGCAGAGATATTTACCTGTAAAGCGAAGTTGGGACCAGGCCCCGCAGGTTCAGTGCTGCCATTGGCCGGGGTAGTACTCACTGTCATGGCAGTCTCACTGCAATTGTTATTGCCGCCACCTCCGCCCTTTTTGCAGGAAGAAATAGTGGCCAGGAAAAACAGGGTTGTAAGGCTTAATAATACGATCTTTTTCATGTTGCAATAGGTATTGTAATGGAACTCCCTTTAAAGCTAATATTTAATTGGCTTATTCAGCACATCAATTTTATTGTATAATGCCCGTGAGTTTATCCCGCCATTACCTGCACATTACGGTTAAAGCTTTCTTCCAGGGATATAAAAGTTTCGGTACGTTCTATGCCTTTGATCTTCTGTAATTCATCGTGTAATACAAACCTCAATTGATTAATATCACGGCAAATGATCTCCGCAAACATGCTGTAATTGCCAGTGGTATAGTTGAGGCGGGTAATTTCAGGTATTTTTTGCAACTCCTTGGCTACGGAGTCATAGAGTGAGCTTTTTTCAAGATATATTCCAATAAAAGCTATTACATCATAGCCCATTTGCTTCAGGTCCACGTTTAATTTAGTACCTTTCACTACCCCTGCTTCCTGTAGTTTTTTGATCCGCACATGGATGGTGCCTCCCGAAACGAATAACTTCTTACCAAGGTCTGCATAAGAAATCTCGGCATTGTCCATCATCTCGTGAATGATCTGTAAATCGAGTTTATCAAGATTCAATTTAGATCCCATTTAGCAATCGTTTTTTTGTAAAACATCAAACAATTGTACAAATATTTGTATAATCTCGAAACTTTCAAAATTTTTATTGAATATTTCTCAACGAATAGGCATATTTCTTTAATATTGCATTGTGATCGTTCTTTAAAACAAGGTACATAGATACTGTGGAGTGATGGAACTTGGCAGACATGCCCCCTTGTCTCGGGGGCGGGGATCACAGGATAAACGTAGTGTAATGCCGTCCTTCGGGATGACTGGGGTTGACCACCACAGATTGCGCTACAGCTAACTGCCCCGTGGAGGTTCGAATCCTCCCTCTACAGCCAGAGCAAGCAACACATAAACCCTTTCGGATTCTTCCGGGAGGGTTTCACTTTTTTTAATCCTCTCCCCACTCTTTTTAATCTTTCCCATTTGGGTAAAATACCTTCTCTTTTTTATCTTTATTACCTCTACTATTTAATTGCTCCTTCTACTTTGCCAACGGATTCTCCGGTATCCTCCTACTCCAATTCCTGATCTTTCTTCTTTATTTCCTCCTGATCCCCAGGCTGGCATTCGTGTGCCTTGGTTTACACATATTGCTCATAATTAAATAGCTTATGAAGGTTTGCTAATTTAAAATAATAGTTAACTTAGAACATCCTATTATTATCAATACCTTAAACCTTTCATTCATGAAATCATTAAACCTTCTTCGTTTGGCAGCTTTATCCGCTGTCCTGTTTTCGCTGTCCTGTAAAAAAAGGGGGCAATTTGAAGTATACTGCAAGATCGAACAAATCATTAGTAAGTATCAGTATAATCCATCCTACCCTGTGGAAACCAATGTATCAACTTTCACACACAATGCATGGGGCGACCCGGTAAGCATTATCCAAAGTAACCCCCAGATGGGTATTCCTCAATCCGTAATGGAGAAGGGCTATAGCTACGATGCCAATGACAACCTCATCAGGTCGAACGTAACCTATGACAACAAGATCAACTTCCTCCGCACCAGCCTGGTACTGGCTTTCATGATGCGCGATTACAGCAAGAATAATTATCTGACAGCGCTCAGTTATAACAGCAAAAACCTGCCCACTACTTATCCTGTATCAACGATGACCTCTGGTGGCGGACCCGTATTTTTCTATAACTCAGCTGAGGAGATCAAATACACCTGCGACAACAATAGCAACGATTTAGATTAAGAATCCGTAGCCCCTTGGGCACCTCTGCGGCCGGCAAAGCCCGTTGTAAAAGAGTTTCTCTTTTCAGCGGGTTTTTTGATTTCGCTACTTTTGCGCCCATGGGCCATAAGAAGTTAATACGCTTTGCAGAAATGACCACCTTCCCCAATGTGCTGCAATACCCGGAAAATATGCCCGGGAAGTGGAAGGATTTTTTCCATAATGATAACCCACTGGTGCTGGAACTCGCCTGTGGTAAAGGGGAGTATGCGGTAGGATTGGGCAGATTATTCCCGGATAAAAATTTTCTGGGGATCGATCTCAAAGGCAATCGCATCTGGGTGGGGGCTAAAAAAGCACTACAGGAAAATCTCACGAATGTGGCATTTCTGCGGACACAGATCGACAAGATCGCCAGCTATTTTGCACCCGGCGAAGTGTCGGAGATCTGGATCACCTTCCCCGATCCCCAATTGCGTACAGGCAAAGCTAAGAAGCGGCTTACACATCCCAAATTCCTGCGGATGTACCAACAAATAC encodes:
- the trmB gene encoding tRNA (guanosine(46)-N7)-methyltransferase TrmB, translated to MGTSAAGKARCKRVSLFSGFFDFATFAPMGHKKLIRFAEMTTFPNVLQYPENMPGKWKDFFHNDNPLVLELACGKGEYAVGLGRLFPDKNFLGIDLKGNRIWVGAKKALQENLTNVAFLRTQIDKIASYFAPGEVSEIWITFPDPQLRTGKAKKRLTHPKFLRMYQQILAPGGYINLKTDSPSLYRFTKWVIDLHELPLVQDMDDVYANKDISETLKIKTHYESLDIAQSNRIHYLQFSLPTTPLPDKNEALKELLLEEGTDRRS
- a CDS encoding Lrp/AsnC ligand binding domain-containing protein, whose protein sequence is MGSKLNLDKLDLQIIHEMMDNAEISYADLGKKLFVSGGTIHVRIKKLQEAGVVKGTKLNVDLKQMGYDVIAFIGIYLEKSSLYDSVAKELQKIPEITRLNYTTGNYSMFAEIICRDINQLRFVLHDELQKIKGIERTETFISLEESFNRNVQVMAG